The following proteins are co-located in the Bombus pascuorum chromosome 3, iyBomPasc1.1, whole genome shotgun sequence genome:
- the LOC132905196 gene encoding translocation protein SEC62 has translation MAERRKSKKRKDQEISSIDDEIAPAKPSKEEYAVAKWIRNNVPSKKTKFDRNHNVEYFTGTRAVDALLEKSPWSKTKFETREQVTRFLDLMLRHKFFHRAKKVVISEGELYKIRGIKKKVKENKKEKKSTEKEKEEAKENKDATGEKDNESKTEEKKKKPKVRLEMHMEQYFVDCNDAYVWIYETVPIYYWFFGGLVVLGAVGVCLFPLWPLSIRHGVYYISVAAAGFLVFILALAFIRLIVFCLLWVPTLGKCHLWLLPNLTADVGFFASFWPLYQYEYYDSTSERDKKVSRKKKKKEKDSDTEEAPSTQLEKKSSIKELSKEHTQIEEILSSEENKLPPSELGGEEGSEGSESEKSNTGRDFVMI, from the exons ATGGCGGAACGTAGGAAAAGCAAGAAGCGCAAGGAT CAAGAAATATCAAGCATAGATGATGAAATTGCCCCTGCAAAACCATCTAAGGAAGAATATGCAGTGGCTAAATGGATCCGTAACAATGTACCAtcgaaaaaaacaaaatttgatagAAATCACAATGTCGAATATTTTACTGGCACTCGTGCAGTTGATGCTTTATTGGAAAAGTCACCATGGAGTAAAACTAAATTTGAAACACGTGAACAGGTTACAAGATTTCTAGATTTGATGTTAAGACATAAATTCTTTCATCGAGCAAAAAAGGTAGTAATCTCTGAAggagaattatataaaatacgtggaataaagaaaaaggtaaaagaaaacaaaaaagaaaaaaaatctactgaaaaagagaaggaagaggctaaagaaaataaagatgcAACAGGTGAAAAAGATAATGAAAGTAAAActgaagaaaagaagaaaaagccaaag GTACGTTTGGAAATGCATATGGAACAATATTTTGTTGACTGCAACGATGCATATGTTTGGATATATGAAACAGTTCCTATATACTACTGGTTCTTTGGAGGCCTTGTAGTTTTAGGTGCAGTTGGTGTTTGTCTCTTTCCACTGTGGCCATTATCAATCCGTCATggtgtatattatataagtgTTGCAGCTGCTGGATTCCTTGTATTCATTTTGGCATTAGCATTTATTAGATTAATTGTATTTTGCCTTTTATGGGTTCCAACACTTGGCAAATGCCATCTTTGGCTTTTGCCTAATTTAACTGCAGATGTCGGATTCTTTGCTTCATTCTGGCCACTTTATCAA TATGAATATTATGACTCCACATCTGAAAGGGACAAAAAAGTtagtagaaaaaagaaaaagaaagaaaaagactcTGATACTGAAGAGGCACCATCAACacaatt AGAGAAAAAGTCTAGTATTAAAGAATTATCTAAAGAACATACtcaaattgaagaaattttatctaGCGAAGAAAACAAGCTTCCTCCATCTGAATTAGGAGGAGAAGAGGGTAGTGAAGGCTCCGAAAGTGAAAAATCTAACACAGGTCGAGATTTTGTGATGATCTAA